In the Sebastes fasciatus isolate fSebFas1 chromosome 12, fSebFas1.pri, whole genome shotgun sequence genome, TTgactatatatattttgtgtgcTCCCATAAAGCAGGTTATAGGGATAAAACTGGATGACCTCATAACTATTGTCATATAAACAAAAAGTACTGTCTTTCATGTGCTTGTCCTTCCCAATATCTACTGTTCAACCCAGGTTAAATATAATGCTCTAATGGGGGCAAAAAACTGCCAATTTGGGGATAAAAAATCAACAGAATTAACATCAACAGAAGGGACAGTAAATACACGTATTGGCTCAGTAGACATGCTGGATGTGAGTGTTGAATGTGTGTCCGGGTGTTTTCTATTGGCAGAAGGTACACAATACATTTGCATTTAATACATTACCTTCATGGAAATATATGAAACTATATTTTAGGCTGATGCTGgcattttctattttttgcCACAGGACAAACCAGAGGAATTGGAGGAGAACACGACAGCCATCACTGATACCTCACAAGAACCTGACACATATAACTGacaataaagaagcaaatcacCTGTATCTGCTTGTTtgttatgaaattaaaaaaaaagaaaagattcttcaaaaatattttacaaatataaaaatgtctgtctGATATGTTTGTtatgacaaaacaaacaaaacaataccgTGCCTATATATAGTTAtcaatttaaagctgcagtgggtagaaatggagcaaatgtgattaaaacaaaaagttatttttattaaacggtcactttatcctgacagtcgtgcatgagacaggtaatctgaaaaaaaacatgttcctccgtgtcctccggtgctcctaacggcatctgcaggatttcacagaccggaggacaCGGAGGTACATGAgggtttttttcagattacctgtatacctttataaaaataactttttttatcatatttgctccaatctcgcctacttcagctttaaaggtcccatattgtaaaaagtgagattttcatgtcttatatattataaaacaggtttaagtgctttataaatactgttaaactatcaaaacgctcaatatacggagaaacacacacagcccgtattcagaaattgtgcgtttcaaacaagccgttaggatttctgtccatttgtgatgtcacaaatatacaatatatttagaccattacatggttttaaacgtaaacatcctaaatatgtcccagtttatttcctgttgcagtgtatgtgaatgacatcagctgacaggaagtacacatggacccaaactgttgccaggcaacgcaattccgttgcaattccgttgaaatgcactaaaacggagcgtttgagacagacggtgaatacaggtatattcaggcagacagtatgaggaaaataaagtttttttttaacattacagcatgtgaacatgttctagtagaaacacaaaatacaagaatgaacctgaaaatgagcacgatatgggacctttaattctAAAATGGCTTACTGAATATAGCCTGCAAATGTTTAACCAAGGTGTTTTTGTATGTCAGTGACAGCCCTTTTTTATGTTGACATTGTAAACCAGCTTGCTTTATTTGGGGAGGGATGAAACTTCCTGATAAAAGTGAAATGTTATATGTGTCACGTAGGCCACTCACTGCTGCAGGCCACGCTTCTGTTGTGTATGTGGGGTGTGCGTGGGCGTGTGTGCTCGTGCACTTGGACAGACAGTAATGACCCACCACTGATCTGTCCTGATCTGACATGAGTGTGTTAGTGATATGTTGATCACGAACGAGGCGGTTCAAATAGCCGAcccttttaagtgaacgataagagccggctcccgtctgagagctgtatttcttttttaatttttctttaattaattcaaggcagaatgataggacaatCATCTCTGCACCACgtgcactccatgcactgactgtgactgaatgttgtgttaatgatgtccgtgcgaccaatcaggggatgacagacaaggatcataccatcaagcagggaggggtggGGATCcgcggcgcgctgacggtctacaggtacagagcaggagggagaggaggagagagagagaaagagagagtgcgGTGCGCAAATAGCAGACAAgctgagtgacagtcggaaacgaagcagcatgtaaaattatgatatttTCTAGAAATTATAAggattagtataattatattgaataatttaaagggaatgtttgtaactttttacacgtataaatcattgcgggtcggtgtcccacgcgcactcgcgtgtggctgcgctgttcagactcagaatCCAAAaagagccgaaagagccggctcttcttggtgagctgagccaaatgatctgactcactaaaaagagccggacttcccatcactagtgtgtgtgtgtggaggaagttgagctgctgctgcactaaCACACATCATGGTTGCTCAATAACACAATATAAAGGTTATGGCAGTGACTGTAAAAGCCAGTGACACTGCAACACACCACTACTGTCTCTGTGTTCATCCAGGAGGAGAGTTTAGCTTTCAACTCGACTCTGAAGAGAGCTTTCTTGGAAGAAATTGATACATAAACTCACATCCGCTCCTCTCTGGTTGCTACACTACGACACACTAAGTCTATTAGTCTCTGGTTGCTACATTGCATTGGTCTGGGACTAACAGCTGATATCCGGTGGTGCAGTCAGGATATAAAACGACAATGTGCTCGGTAataatcagcagcagcagggtgagACCTCTTCAACGAGCTCTGGCTCTCTCGCTTCGCCTcagagcaaacaacaacaacaccgaGGGCTCGAGTTCCGCTGCAGCCGACAGAAGGCTCCTCTGCTCGGCAGTGAGAGCTGGCGTTGAGCCGCTGAGAACTACCAGCAGGAGATCCTACTGCTGCAGGATGGAGCTGACCAGAGGACTGCTCTTCAGACAGGTAGGTTCATATTCATAATATAACGTTGTTTGTTTGCTTCAGTTGTTATCTTTGCTTGTATAGAGTTAGATAATGTGAGTAGGAAGTGAGCTAGATGGAGTTAGTTAGCTTAGTTAGCTTCATTATCTTGctgttaaattacatttaaagttGTAATTGGTTTACATGGATGATCTCTAGGGATTGTGGTTGTGATTTAGCTTCCTTTACCTTTGCTCAGTCTGCTCAATGTTCATGCAATAACGTTGCAAAACTGATGACTGTATGCAcactgtaatgtaatataatataacatggACATCATgttgcattacattacattacattgcaCACTgcgatgtaatgtaatgtaatataatggcTGTAACATGATGTCATCATGCCATTATattgcattacattacattatattgcAGTGTGCATTATGTGTGACATGATGACACTACAGTGGACATCATGTTACAgccattatattacattacattgcacactgtaatgtaatgtaatgtaaggTAATGGAATGGCTGTGACATGATGACACTGCAGTGGACATGAAGGTGTGTGTCTTGTCCAGCCTGATATAGCTTTagagcagaggacagatatTATTTTTTGAGTTGTTTATTATTGACCTTGGATGCAGCAGTGGACAAAACAACTCAAGGTCCTCTTACTTGCTTTTTCTGCTTACAAATGCATCACACGGTCTACATTTCTATGTCAACCAAGCAAACTTTAATCTACTGAATAGGACTtttcaaaagctccagaacaagcGAGTAAGAGGACCCTGAGTTGAGATTGTTTTTGTCAACTTTATGTTTTTGTGCAAGTGCAGGTTTTTCTCTTAAGTAGGTGTCAAACATGCATCATTTGGTTATAAACACTAAATATATTTATCACTAACACTGCAAACGTTCCAACCACAACAAAAGCACAGATGTTGCATTGACAACAAGTAGCTCCACATTatattctctctttctttctttcacactCTATCAAAAGGACGACGGGGAGGACGTGCACCATTGCCACCTGTCCTTTGTGATTTATTGCTGAGTCACTTCATTGCTCtcgcctgtttgtttttttcttccgtTCAGCTGTTTGAGCCGGAGAGCAGCACCTACACCTACCTGCTGGCAGACACGGAGACCAAGGAGGCGATCGTCATCGATCCTGTACTGGAGACTATTGAAAGGGACCTGAAGCTCATACATGAACTGGGGCTCAATCTAAAAGTGGCAGGTATCTTAATTTCCTGGGGTTGGGCTAAggcaggggtcggcaacctttactatcaaaagagacattttaggcaaaagaaaaaaaatctgtctggagccgcaaaacatttgcagtgaggtaggggccacattgagggaaaacaaatctgagatttcgagaataaagtcacaactttacgagaaaaaaagtcatattaccagaataaagtcataacttcacgagaaaaaaagaaaataacttaaacgtaaaattactactactatactactctacatactgtgtatatatactaatattatgactttattctcataatactacgacttttttctcttatacttctgactttattctcgaaatctcagatttattttattttcctcaatgtggccctaatactccgtcgtaccatcgtaccatggacctacaacaatgataactaaaaatgaaaatataaacaaaaaaacagttattcatttccacaaattttttaaaaacatgctatattgttatcgagatatgaaaagACCGACAGTATATCGTGATAGAATATTTtgtccatatcgcccagccctactgcaAGGTCacatataaaataatgaaacGGGATGTTCAATACAATGGCAATGCATGTCACCACAGAACAACTTTTATACTTCATATTATTGATTTGTTGCCAAACCCTGTGGTAAAACCTACTATTTGATGTTTCTGATAGTTAACACCCACTGCCATGCGGACCACATCACAAGCACTGGGCTGATGAAGAAAAGATTGGTTGGGCTGAAGAGTGCTATCTCCAAAGTCAGCGGTGCCTCTGCAGACATCCTCCTGTCGGAGGGAGACGAGATCTCCTTTGGAAAACATGTAAGAAGAACACATTACTTATTTCATCACATAACACCTTTTCATACAACCCAGCATTATAGTATTGTAAGTTGTGTCAGTATTTTGTATCTTGATATGACTCTGTTTCAGCTTGGTAATGTATATGGACACACCCATAGATACTTTTAATTTTGGATCTGGATCAGTATTCTGGATTTTGGATATTGATCATCTGTTGCTCTTTAAAGAACTGGatcttttttattgaatttgcTTGATGAaatatttctctgtctcttgtcCCCTGTAGTATCtgacagtgagagagacacCGGGACACACTGATGGGTGTATGGCGCTGGTATCAGGGGATCAAAGCATGGCCTTTACTGGGGACGCTCTGCTCATCAGAGGCTGTGGCAGGACAGACTTCCAGCAGGGTAGacatacatttgtatttatACTTATAATCTCATATCAAATGCAATTTTGCCAAACACCCTGGCTGAAAGAGaaagcttttttatttttgtaatgctGCCAGAGGAACACAAGAGGGCAGTGTTGCATCTGTTTTCTTTTGGAATCGGTCTCTAATCATTGTCTCTCTAATTCAGGCTGTGCTAAGAAGCTCTATGAGTCGGTCCATCAGAAGATCTTTACTCTGCCCGACCAGTGCCTCGTCTACCCAGCACACGACTACTTAGGTTGGCTGAAAACCCACACATCTGAATGTTCATGTCATATCTCATGGAGtctataataatagtaatattatagaataatagaataatattttcttttcttttgattGATCAGTGAGGTTCAACATCTGATAAGACCCCACAGTTACCTGTTGACCTGTAGACCTACCGTATCTGTCTTTGTGCATCAGGTCAGACGGCGTCTACGGTCGGTGAGGAGCGCAAGTTTAACCCGCGCTTGACCAAGAGCCTGGAAGAGTTTGTGAACATCATGAAGAACCTGAATCTCCCCAAGCCTAAGAAAATAGGTATCAAAAATATTCTTTCTCTCGTCTTTCCATAAGTAtaataaaatcacattttcaaGGTTGTAACACCTCAGTGCAGACTCACACAGATAGTTGAAATATCTTGCTTCTACTTATACTTCTATTTCTGAAAACAGCTTTCTTTTGTTCTTACTTTGCAGATATTTCAGTGCCTGCTAATCTGGTTTGTGGAGTACATGAAGTCTGAGTGTCCTCCAAAAGGGAGGTTTTTAATCAAATCAGGTACATCATAGAATCAACTTTATTGGCCAAGTGTGTGTACAAACACATTACACACAGGCATTTGACTGATTTTGCACATAGAAAATTAATCAACGTTCACAGATACAAAATCTGAACAGGATTAGCCAAAAACTGCTTACCATGAAGTGCTTTATcgtgtgtatttatgtaaatgtaaagatGTATATTTGAATAGCTGTTGCCATTTGGAGCGCAGCTACTGATGTAATTGTGAAAATGCTTGAAATACAAATGCAATCAGTTCTATTTTAACTATTAGAAATGATTGCTTAAGATGTGtacatgggggaaaaaaacactattaatattgtttttgtattttgattaAATTGAAATGTGACTTGCTCTATTCAGCTGTATTATTACGAGTCGGGGAGGAAATTTACGAAAAGGAAAAGCTCAGATAGGAATGTTCCATTCAAGGTTTGGCTTAGTATTCATGAATGCTTGACTGGGACAATTGAGTTCTTCCACATGGCCTTTTTCAGTGATTCCGGACTCCTTTAGCCAAggcctcactcacacactcactgccAGCCACGGCCTTTTTGCATAGCAGGAAAATGACACTACGCTATTTGCATTCAGAATCTGTGAAGTTTCCATTGACAACATGCCATTGCCATGCTTTTGTGCACTCGTCTGCTCCTCTAGATGTCTAATGTCTGTATCATTATCTCGGTAAGATATGAAGAAGAGCATTCGTGCCAAGTCTTAACACAGTGAAGAATGCTTTTGGGTTTCCAGATGTTCTGTACATGTTGCTCTCAGCCTGCGTTGAACCGCTCATCAGCCAGTAAGACAGGTTTGTTTGGGAGTGTCGGCCACATGCCTCTGCCAGAGAAACACGCTCACATGATGGTATGCTGTATGATGGTGTTCGATTCTATTGGGCTGTTTTTAAGTGAATCTAAATATTTGTCCTCCTTGCTAGGATTTAAAGGAGCACTCCCCTGGTCAGTTTACTTGTCTTGGGGAATACCACTCACCATGTGAAAACAACTGTTCAActggaggtgtggagtttgAAGTTAGGACGTGGGTCCTAACTGAACAGAAGAAGCTTTGAGTTTCATTATGTGAAATGTAGGTTCCAACAACATTTTGGGATCTTGACCCATACCAGGGAGTAAAAGTCAgacacaccactagatgctgcaaaatcctacacactgttcctttagaAATTAGAAGtcaaccaaaataaaacaagaagaatatattgaagttaaaattgtaagtttaaagggactgtttgtaacttcttacatgtataaatcaatccgggttggtgtcccatgcgcgctcgcgtgtggctgcgctgttcagactcagactccaacacaaactacacggaagcaccaaaaccgcaaagttctatctagtgaagcccgtctgtttaacagtgttggccgcggtcggaggacgcgggggagaccgtagctttggtctccaggaccggagtctctgctgtactctgctcctctgcctgcttgccttcactcacacaccgcactcgttctcgctctttcgctccactttcacgtgcatgcgcgcacactacacactgcagaagagttagtttagctctgacaATATTTAGTGCAtttagtggacgtttgtgcagaaataactgctgcagctcctccagaccaacagaggtttcccatgtcttgtgaagtgacgggcctccgcagcgagtaacgttatcgtctccgactaaaacgccggtgtctcccccacagggcgctgactttcgttgacttaacagctacaggtgtcgctgttaacaagcaatttctgattcttacatagagtccctttaacgtAATGACCAAAATGCAAAGTgggtaaaaataaatgtcattaatgtTGGTTTTTCAAAAGAAGGAAATagtttttttgtaaaactgcgttactgccagccgccgtctgacttgcGTTGCTCcgaaagtagtgttattatgataaggatggactctgagcgaggcgaacagcgttaccacagctttgcactcggcggctcatgttacAGCAGTCTtgggaagggaggagtgagcggaggggtactcagttggttgcaatctgcaaccacaccactagatgccaccaaaaccTACACATTGTACCTTTAAATATTTATGAATGGATTAAGAGATCTTGAATTAGTCATAACCTATCATGCCgtaaaaagcagaaaaacacaagTATATTATTTAGAAGAACATTATCAGACAACTCAATAGTGTAATATTCCAGGTATTATTTTTGGTAATGGTTAGGAAGGACCCTTCATCATAGCAGTGGACTTGAATTGTTAACTAATGAGGCGCCGACCTGACACGCTGTATCGCACTGATGCTGACCTTCTGAAACAGATACGGTGTCGCCCATTATGTGACCAATCcacaataaataattaaatacagttTAATACCATTAAATACAGTTACTCTGTCAATGTCATAAAGAAATCAGTGTGTCCTCTTATCAGTCACAGTTTTTAGTGCAGCAATCCCTAACCTCATGTTACCTTACATAAAAATGATTGTAATGAGTTTTACACAGTGAGCTATATTTATAACGGGAAAAAGAGAGCACTGTTATTAGATTGGTATTTCGTATCTGCAGAGTTGAGGTATTGATATCAGGAGAGAAGGGATGGATCAGTGCATcctatttaaaaagaaaaaaaaaggccaatATTGTCCTGATACTCAGTATATCTGTCCGCTGTATTTAATCCCATCCAGTTCCTTTCAGCTAcacttgttattgttatttagGCGACTCATAGCATGAATATCTTTGATGTTTTTATAGTGAA is a window encoding:
- the ethe1 gene encoding persulfide dioxygenase ETHE1, mitochondrial; its protein translation is MCSVIISSSRVRPLQRALALSLRLRANNNNTEGSSSAAADRRLLCSAVRAGVEPLRTTSRRSYCCRMELTRGLLFRQLFEPESSTYTYLLADTETKEAIVIDPVLETIERDLKLIHELGLNLKVAVNTHCHADHITSTGLMKKRLVGLKSAISKVSGASADILLSEGDEISFGKHYLTVRETPGHTDGCMALVSGDQSMAFTGDALLIRGCGRTDFQQGCAKKLYESVHQKIFTLPDQCLVYPAHDYLGQTASTVGEERKFNPRLTKSLEEFVNIMKNLNLPKPKKIDISVPANLVCGVHEV